The segment CAAATTGGATGATAAAGAAAAATTTGTCCATCCGAATAATGACGTCAATATGAGTCAAAGCAGTAATGATACTTTTCCTACGGCTATGCATATTGCAGCTTACGAGCTTATTATTTACAATACTCTACCAGGATTAAGAGATCTACAAAAAACACTAGAGTACAAATCCAAAGATTTCAAAGACGTGGTAAAAATTGGGAGAACGCATTTTATGGATGCTACCCCACTAACTTTGGGTCAAGAATTCAGTGGCTATGCAGCACAACTTTCCAATGCGATACGTGCAATTGAACATACCTTAGCTCACCTTAGCGAGTTAGCATTAGGAGGGACAGCAGTAGGCACAGGGTTGAATACCCCCAAAGGTTATTCCGAGCTTGTAGCCAAAAATATATCTTCCTTGACTGGATTGCCTTTTATCACAGCACCGAATAAATTTGAGGCCTTGGCGGCACACGATGCAATCGTAGAAACCCATGGTGCCTTGAAGACCGCAGCCGTTTCCCTCATGAAAATAGCCAACGATATCCGCATGTTATCCTCAGGACCGCGCGCAGGTATCGGAGAAATTTTTATACCAGACAACGAACCTGGGTCATCAATTATGCCGGGAAAAGTAAACCCAACTCAATGCGAGGCTATGACCATGGCTTGCGCTCAAGTAATGGGAAACGATGTAGCTATTAACATAGGTGGCATGAGTGGACATTTTGAATTGAATGTATTTAAGCCAATGATGATAGCTAATTTTATTCAATCCGCCAGATTGATAGGGGATGCATGCAGAGCTTTTAACGATAAATGTGCCATAGGGATAGAACCTATACAAGCGAATATCGATAGAAATGTCAATAATTCCTTAATGTTAGTAACCGCTCTAAATACCAAAATTGGCTATTATAAGGCTGCTGAAATAGCTCAAAAAGCCCATAAAGAAGGGACTACCTTAAAAGAATCTGCAATGACCCTCGGCTATGTGACTTCTGAAGAATTCGACCAATGGGTGATACCAAGTGATATGGTTTAAGGGTGGAAAGATTTATGTGATTATAGGGTTGAAGAGATGAGAGGTTGAGGGCTTAAAATTGAGTTGAATTCTGACCACTGACCACTGACGACTGACCACTGCACACTGCGACTGATTACTGCTACTAATAGTTGACTACTTCCCTCCTTTACATTTTTCCAGAAGCCATGCCTTTTCTGCTATTTGAGTAGCCAGCTCTAGTTCTTTTTTTAGTTTTTTAATTTTAGCTGGGGAGGCTTGATATATTCTGCGTATCATTTTTATAAAATTTAGATAGTTTGTCTTATAACTATCAGAGACCACTTTGTTTTTCCGAATGAATTCTTTAAAACTGCTACAGAGAGAGTCAAAGGCATCAGACTCCTTTAATTCAAAATAGTTTTTAAGCAAGAGTAATTTGGAATTTAGAGAGTAAAAAGCATCATGTCCGAAATCGACTTTCAAGAGTTCATTAAGACTCTCCTTGTATTTTGCATTTTCGAATCGGATTCTAGCCAGATTAAAATGTCTGCATGATTCCTTCGTAAGCTCTGGCAAACTAGATGTATATTTTTTTATAAAGTCTTCGGCTTTTTTGAATTGTTTTTTTCTTAAGTATATAAATACTACGTTATTAATCCTACCTGCATTAATATAGCCTTTTATATCAAAGATAGACCTTTCCTCGAAAAGAGTAAATAGTTCATATTGTTCATCGATAAACTCAACCTTTCCGCTATTA is part of the Chitinophagales bacterium genome and harbors:
- the fumC gene encoding class II fumarate hydratase, producing MTTNTQYRIEKDTMGEVQVPVEKYFGAQTQRSIENFPIAVDISQMPKEIIRAFAFLKKAAAITNWELGVLPEDKKQVIGTVCDEILEGKLDTEFPLVVWQTGSGTQSNMNVNEVIANRAHVLKGGKLDDKEKFVHPNNDVNMSQSSNDTFPTAMHIAAYELIIYNTLPGLRDLQKTLEYKSKDFKDVVKIGRTHFMDATPLTLGQEFSGYAAQLSNAIRAIEHTLAHLSELALGGTAVGTGLNTPKGYSELVAKNISSLTGLPFITAPNKFEALAAHDAIVETHGALKTAAVSLMKIANDIRMLSSGPRAGIGEIFIPDNEPGSSIMPGKVNPTQCEAMTMACAQVMGNDVAINIGGMSGHFELNVFKPMMIANFIQSARLIGDACRAFNDKCAIGIEPIQANIDRNVNNSLMLVTALNTKIGYYKAAEIAQKAHKEGTTLKESAMTLGYVTSEEFDQWVIPSDMV